The genomic interval AGCGGTACGCGAATCACCTGGTGACCACAGTCGAGAGCGGCCTCCGTGGCCGAGTAGCAGCGGACCACGGCTTCGCTCGCGGCTTCCAGGGAATCGCATGGTCCCTCGGGCAGTACGGCGTACCTGGTGACAGGTACCTGGATGCCGCCCGGACAGCAGCCGACCTGGACCGGCGGAACGCACCCGCCGGCCACAGCTGGTGTTCGGGCGACGCCGGGACAGCGCTCGCCCGGTCGGCGGCCGGAGTACCAGCGGATCTCGACAGCTATCTGAGGGCCGCGGCAAAGCGCCCGGTGCTCGCCGATCTGAGTCTGTGCCACGGCGAGCTCGGGGCGGTGGAGTCACTGATGTGGCTCGCCGGACGTGAGTACCCAACTGCAGAGGCGGTACGGCGACGTCGTGCCGGGTTGGTGCTCGCGGCAGTACAGCAGTACGGACCGCAGTGTGGAACACCACGCGCCGTACCGTCTCCAGGCCTGCTGACCGGTCTGGCAGGGATCGGCTACGGAGTACTCCGCCTTGCATTCCCCGAACGGGTTTCGTCCGTGCTGTTGCTCGAACCAACCGCCGGGTCGAGGTGTGGCACAGCACCAAAGCCCACACAGTGACAGGGGAACAGCATGACCGCCCAGCAGCACCACGATGTTCAGCACGAAACTCCGGTGGACCAGCAGTTCGCGGCGCCGGACCGCACCGATCCAGCCGGCCCGATCACGGTGCCGAAGCGTTACAGGATCGCCGCCCGCGCGATGGCCCTGTTCGGCATCGTCGGCGTCAGCACCATGGCAGTGACCGTCATGGCGCCCAACGGCCTCCCGTGGGTCGTCGGCGGCTGAGCTACCGCCGACAGCAGCGAACGTTTGATGGAGTGGCCGGCTGCCCTTTGTGGGCGGTCGGCCCTCGGTCAGGCCCCTGCGGCGACAAGCATCAGTAGTTACAGTTGGCAACCATGCAGACCCGTTCGCCTATCGTGGTCGGCAGAGCCCTGGAGATCGACAGCCTTCACCGCCTGCTGGCCGGCGCCCGCGACGGTCGTGGCGGTGCGATCTTCCTGGTCGGCGAGCCCGGCATCGGAAAGAGCCGGCTGGCCGCGACCGCCACCACCGAGGCCCTCGACGCAGGCATGACGACGCTGCGCGGACGGGTCGCGGCGATCGGCACGATGGTTGCCTTCCGCCCGTTCACCGAGGCACTGCTGTCGTTGATCCGGCGCGGCGAGATGCCCACGACCGAAGGCCTCGGGCCGTACCAGCAGGTGCTCGGCCGGCTCGTTCCGGACTGGGACGACGGCACCGCGCACGACACCGCTGCGTCACCGGTCGTGCTCGGAGAGGCAATGCTGCGACTGCTGACCCTGGTCGGCCGCGATCACGGCTGCTTGCTCGTCCTCGAGGACCTGCACGGCTCCGACCCGGAGACGCTGGCCGTGATCGAGTATCTGCTCGACAACCTGGACGACCAGCCGATCGCGCTGGTCGCGACGCTGCGGCCCGAGACGTGCCCGGCGTACGAACTGGCACGGTTGTCGGCGCAGCGAGGTATCGCCGAACTGATCGAGCTGCCGCCGTTGGGGCAGAGCGAGGTCGCCGAGCTCGCCGCGGGGTGCCTGGAGGTTCCGGTCGACGGCGTGCCGGAACAGCTGACGGACCAGCTGTGGAACGACAGCGCCGGAATCCCTTTCATCGTTGAGGAACTGCTGCAGGAGGCGAACCGCAGCGGACAACTGGTGTCCGGGCCGGACGGCAGCGTCCAGGTCGTCGACGACCTGCACACGAACGTCCCGGCGGCGGTGGTGCGCAGTATCAGCAGCCGTACCGCGCAACTCGGCCCGCAGTCGCGGGACATCCTCGTGCTGGCCGCGGTGATCGGGCACCGGTTCCCGCTGAGCATCGTCCGCGCGGCGACCGGGACGGACGAACGTTTGCTGCTGGCCACGCTCCGGGCCGGCGTGGCCGCCCAGCTGGTCGGTCCGGACGAGCCGGCGCCGGACTGGTACGCGTTCCGGCACCCGCTCACCGCCGAGTCGCTGCTCGCCGGGCTGACGCCGACCGAACGCTCCGCCTTGGCCCGCCGGTGCGCGGACGCCGTCGAGGAACTGCATCCGGGACTGCCCGGCGAGTGGTGCCCGATGGTCGCCGAACTCGCCGAGACCGGTGGGGACACCGTCCGCGCCGGCCGATTGTTCGCACTCGCCGGCCGGCGATCGTTCGACGACGGCTCGACCGGGTCGGCGGCCAACCTGCTGGACCGCGCGAACACCTTGTTGGCAGCCGATCCCGACATCGGCCACCGGGCCGACGTGCTCGGCGCCCTGCTGCTCGCACTCAGCGCGACCGGAGGTTTCGAGCAGCTGGCCGTGCACGCCGCCACCGTCGACGAACTGGCCGACCGCAATCTCGACAGCCGCAAGGTCGCCGCGCTGCACGTCCAGCTCGCGAACGCGGAGATGGTCGCCGGCCGCTGGGCGGCCGCGCTCCAGCATGTCGCGACCGCCCGGTCGCTGCTCGGCAGCGACGCCGGCGACGCCGACCTCGCGCCGATCGACGTGGTCGCCGCCAACCTCGAGTTCGCCCGGACGAACCCCGGCCGGCTGAAGGGCGCCACCGAGCTGGCCACCCGCGCCGCCGCGGCGGCCGAACGCGCCGAGCTGCCCGAGGTGGCGTGCGAAGCCCTGCAACTGCTGGGCATCCTGGCCCGCGAGCACGACCTCGACCGGTCGATCGACTACTTCCACCGGGCCCGGCAGATCGCCGAGGACCACGGGATGACGCTCCAGCGGGTCGTCTCGCACATCCTCCAGTCGGTCAGCCTCTACCTTGCCGACGGCAGCATCGTCGAGCTGGAGCGATCCCGGCAGCAGGCGCTCCGGATCGGCGCCGTCACGCTGGTGTACGACGTGGACGGCATGCTCGGCCAGCAGCTGATTCTTCAGTCCGACTACGCGCGCGCCGCCGAGATCATCGACGAGTGCGTCGAGGTCACCCGGCGGATGCGGCTCGGCCGGTCGGCGACGTTCTTCCTGGCGACCAAGGCGATCCTGGAGGCTCACCAGGGCCGCAGGTCCGCGATGGAGTCGACGCTGGCCGAGATCGCGAACTGGGGCGGCGAGCGAGCGTCGTACGAGCTGCCGTACTCCTACGGCCTGGCCCGGACGTTCTGCGCACTCCTGGAGGAGAACCGCGAGCTCGCCGACTCCGAGCTGGCGCAGGCGCTCGCGTACGACGCGCAGAACCCGACCACGTTCCACCTCTCCGGGAAGAACGGTCTGGCGCTACTGCTCGGCGTACTGTCCGGCCGCAACGGCTGGGCGCACTTCGAGGCGGTGACCGCGACCGCGGCGAGCGGGATGCGGTGGAACCACCAGTTCGTCCAGTTCGCGGAGGCCGTACTGCTCGGCCGGGACGGTCAGGTCGAAGCAGCCAACGCCAAGGTGCAGGAGGCGATGGAAACCGCATCGCTGTTCCCGCTGGCGCGGCACCTCGGTCTGCGCCTGGTCGCCGAGCCTGCCTACGCCGACGGCTGGGGTGATCCGGTCGCGTGGCTGCGGCTGGCCGAGGACTACTTCCACATCGCGGGCATCCAGGCCGTGGCGAGTGCTTGCCGCGGTCTGATGCGGCAGCTCGGCGCGACCGTCTCCCAGCGCCGCAACGGATCCGAACTGGTGCCGGCGTACCTGCGGCAGCTGGGGATCACCACGCGTGAGTACGAGGTCTGCCGGCTGCTGGTGGACCGGATCGGGAACAAGTCGATCGCGTCCCGGCTGCACATCTCGCCACGGACGGTCGAGAAACACGTGGCCAGTCTGATGACCAAGACACAGCAACCGGACCGGGAGGCCTTGAGCAGTTTCGCCCGAACGGTTTTTCAGGACTGAACGGGTCCGATTCCGGGCAGCGACGCGTGTGCTGGGACATCTGACACCTGATGGGTGATAGTTGTCGACTCACGCATCGGACTCCGCCAACCGACGCGTCAATTGGACAGTATTTACGAACGCTCGCTATCTATACTGTGCGGGTGGCAGGCAAGGGGTCGGACATGAGCAAGGGAACGGTCGGCGGCGGCGGTACGACGATGCTGCGGCGGATCAATGTCGCCTCGGTCCTGGATGCGGTCCGACGATCCGCGCCGGCACCGTTGCGCGTCGCTGAGCTGGTCGAGCGGACCGGGCTGGCCAGACCGACGGTCGCGCAGGCCGTCGACGAGCTGCTCGACGCCGGCTGGCTGCAGCAGCACGGCCCCGACTCCGCCGACCGATCACTCGGTCGCCCGGCCATCCGCGTCTCGCTGCGCGGCCGCGCCGCGCCGGTGCTCGGCCTGGACGTCGGCCCGCACCGCGTGACCGTAGGCGTCTCCGACCTGGCCGGCCGCAAGCTGTCCCTGGTGCGGCGCTCCGGCCCGGGCTGGACCGCACAAGAGCTGCTCGGCGTCATCGGCGAGGTGATCACGGAGGCGCTCGCGGAGGCGGAGGTACCGGCCGAGGACGTCGCCGCGGCGGTCGCAGCGAGCCCCGGCATCGTCGACGAGCAC from Kribbella sp. NBC_00709 carries:
- a CDS encoding helix-turn-helix transcriptional regulator, giving the protein MQTRSPIVVGRALEIDSLHRLLAGARDGRGGAIFLVGEPGIGKSRLAATATTEALDAGMTTLRGRVAAIGTMVAFRPFTEALLSLIRRGEMPTTEGLGPYQQVLGRLVPDWDDGTAHDTAASPVVLGEAMLRLLTLVGRDHGCLLVLEDLHGSDPETLAVIEYLLDNLDDQPIALVATLRPETCPAYELARLSAQRGIAELIELPPLGQSEVAELAAGCLEVPVDGVPEQLTDQLWNDSAGIPFIVEELLQEANRSGQLVSGPDGSVQVVDDLHTNVPAAVVRSISSRTAQLGPQSRDILVLAAVIGHRFPLSIVRAATGTDERLLLATLRAGVAAQLVGPDEPAPDWYAFRHPLTAESLLAGLTPTERSALARRCADAVEELHPGLPGEWCPMVAELAETGGDTVRAGRLFALAGRRSFDDGSTGSAANLLDRANTLLAADPDIGHRADVLGALLLALSATGGFEQLAVHAATVDELADRNLDSRKVAALHVQLANAEMVAGRWAAALQHVATARSLLGSDAGDADLAPIDVVAANLEFARTNPGRLKGATELATRAAAAAERAELPEVACEALQLLGILAREHDLDRSIDYFHRARQIAEDHGMTLQRVVSHILQSVSLYLADGSIVELERSRQQALRIGAVTLVYDVDGMLGQQLILQSDYARAAEIIDECVEVTRRMRLGRSATFFLATKAILEAHQGRRSAMESTLAEIANWGGERASYELPYSYGLARTFCALLEENRELADSELAQALAYDAQNPTTFHLSGKNGLALLLGVLSGRNGWAHFEAVTATAASGMRWNHQFVQFAEAVLLGRDGQVEAANAKVQEAMETASLFPLARHLGLRLVAEPAYADGWGDPVAWLRLAEDYFHIAGIQAVASACRGLMRQLGATVSQRRNGSELVPAYLRQLGITTREYEVCRLLVDRIGNKSIASRLHISPRTVEKHVASLMTKTQQPDREALSSFARTVFQD